From the genome of Brassica oleracea var. oleracea cultivar TO1000 chromosome C4, BOL, whole genome shotgun sequence:
AAAAGAAACTGATTCTGTGGAGAGCCGTGGGATTCGACCTAATCATCAGACTTTTACATGGCTTCTTGAGGGATGTTTGAAGAGAAACGGATCTTTAGATGAAGGGAGGAAGCTACATGGGCAGATTTTGAAGCTGGGTTTTGATAACAATGCTTCTTTGTCTGAAAAGCTTCTTGATTTGTATCTATTCAAAGGAGACTTAAATGGTGCCTGGAAAGTGTTTGATGAAATGCCTGAGAGAACAGTTTTTGCTTGGAATAAGATGATAAAGGAGTTAGCTTCCAGAAACTTGAGTGGGAAAGCGTTAGGTCTGGTTTCGAGAATGGTTAATGAGAATGTGACGCCTGATGAAGGCACCTTCGCTGGTATTTTTGAAGCATGCCGTGTTGGTAATGTTGCTTTTGATATAGTTGAGCAGATTCATGCAAGGATGATATATCAGGGTTTGGGGAATAGTACAGTTGTGTGTAATCCTTTGATTGATTTGTGCTCCAGAAATGGGTTTGTTGATCTAGCGAGAAAGGTTTTTGATGGATTACGTATGAAGGATCACAGTTCTTGGGTTGCAATGATATCAGGGCTGTCGAAAAATGAATGTGAAGAAGATGCAATTAGATTGTTCTGCGATATGTATATCTTAGGTATCATGCCAACGCCCTACGCCTTGTCAAGTGTTTTAAGTGCGTGTAAGAAGATACAATCTTTTGAGACCGGCCTGCAACTTCATGGGCTAGTATTGAAGTTAGGGTTTGCCTCTGACACTTACGTTTGCAATGCACTTGTGTCCTTATACTTTTATTTGGGAAATTTGATATCAGCAGAACACATCTTCAGCAACATGTCACATCGAGATGCGGTTACTTACAACACTCTTATCAACGGGCTTTCTCAGTGCGGTTACGGCGAGAAAGCTATTGAATTGTTCAAAAGAATGAAGCTTGATGGGCTTGAACCAGACTGCAATACTCTTGCAAGCCTTGTGATTGCATGTTCAGCTGACGAAACTCTTTCCGGTGGACAACAGCTTCACGCTTACACAACCAAACTCGGTTTTGCTTCGGATGAGAAGATTGAAGGTGCGCTTCTTAATCTGTATGCAAAATGCTCTGATATTGAAACCGCCCTCGATTATTTCCTTGAGACTGAGGTTGAGAATGTAGTTCTGTGGAATGTCATGCTAGTTGCTTATGGGCTGTTAGACGATTTAAGAAACTCTTTTAGGATCTTCAGACAGATGCAGATGGAGGAAATCGTTCCAAATCAATATACCTACCCGAGTATTCTTAAAACTTGCATCCGTCTTGGGGATCTTGAGCTTGGGGAACAGATCCATTGTCAAATAGTAAAAACAAGCTTTCAGCTCAATGCCTATGTTTGTAGTGTGCTCATAGATATGTACTCAAAACTAGGAAAATTAGATACTGCCAGGGATATACTTGTAAGATTTGCTGGGAAAGATGTCGTGTCTTGGACGACGATGATTGCAGGTTACACGCAATACAACTTCAACGACAAAGCTTTAGCAACTTTCAGGCAGATGCTAGATCTTGGGATCCGGTCTGATGAAGTTGGATTCACAAATGCAATTAGCGCATGTGCTGGTCTTCAATCTTTAAAGGAAGGACAGCAGATTCATGCTCAGTCTTGTGTGTCTGGTTTCTCATTTGACCTGCCCCTTCAAAATGCACTGGTTACGCTTTATTCCAGATGCGGAAAAGTAGAGGAGGCGTATCTAGCTTTTGAACAAACTGAAGCTGGAGATAATATAGCATGGAACGCTCTGGTATCAGGGTTTCAGCAGAGCGGAAACAACGAGGAAGCGCTTCGTGTCTTTGCTCGAATGAAGAGAGAAGGAATCGACAGTAATAATTTCACGTTTGGGTCTGCTGTAAAAGCTGCTTCTGAGACGGCAAACATGAAACAAGGGAAGCAGGTGCATGCTGTGATCACCAAAACAGGATACGATTCAGAAACCGAAGTTTGTAATGCTTTGATCTCCATGTATGCCAAGTGTGGGAGCATTTCTGATGCAAAGAAGCAGTTCCTTGAAGCCTCCACGAGAAATGAAGTTTCTTGGAACGCGATTATTAATGCTTATTCTAAACACGGGTTTGGTTCTGAAGCGCTAGATGTTTTCGACCAGATGATCCGTTCAAATGTAAGGCCTAATCATGTGACATTTGTGGGAGTTCTATCAGCATGTAGCCATATAGGTCTTGTGGAAAAGGGAATTGAATACTTTGAATCCATGAACACAAAATATGGATTAGCTCCTAAGCCTGAACACTATGTGTGCGTAGTGGATATGCTAACACGAGCTGGTCTTTTGACCCGTGCGAAAGAGTTTATTGAGGAGATGCCTATTGATCCTGATGCTCTGGTCTGGAGAACGCTTTTGAGTGCTTGTGTTGTGCACAAGAACTTGGAGATAGGAGAGTTCGCTGCACGTCATCTGGTAGAGTTAGAGCCTGAAGACTCAGCAACATATGTACTTCTCTCGAATCTGTATGCTGTGTGCAAGAAATGGGACGCTAGGGATCAAACAAGACAGAAGATGAAAGAGAAGGGTGTGAAGAAAGAACCTGGACAAAGCTGGATTGAAGTTAGAAACACAATTCACCCTTTCTATGTTGGTGACCAGAATCATCCGTTGGCTGATGAAATACATGAATATTTCAGAGATCTTACCAGACGAGCATCTGAGATCGGGTATGTTCAAGACTGTTTCAGCCTCCTGAATGAAGCGCAGCAAGAGGCAAAAGATCCGGCGATCTTCATTCACAGTGAGAAACTAGCGATTTCGTATGGACTCCTTAGCTTGCCTTCTACAATGCCTGTAAATGTAATGAAGAACCTACGAGTTTGCAACGATTGCCATGACTGGATCAAGTTTGTATCAAAGGTTTCAAATCGAGAAATCATTGTGAGGGATGCCTATAGGTTTCATCATTTTGAAGGAGGTGCTTGTTCTTGTAAAGATTACTGGTAAGATCCAAATCCTGGTGGTAGCTCACTTGCCTCTTTATAGATAATGTGATACTAGAAGATATACTTGAGCAACCTGAAGGTATCTACAGTCTAGAAACTGGTGAATTCACTTAGATACTGCAGTGACACAACTATTCTTGAGGACAAGTTGCTTATACAGAGCTTTTGGTCTTTTTCTTTGTATTTTACAAGAGTTAATCGTAAGCAAAGAAACCAATATATATATGGGTGGAGAAAAGTTCATTCTTTGTGTTAGCTTCCATTACCAAGTAATAAGATTCACTATCATTTGAAGGCTCATCTCTTTTTATGGCTTATACATGTGTATAGATAGATTAATGAATTGTAGATTATGCAAGTGTCTTAGATGTCTGTAAAGCTTCCGTGTTGCCAAGAAACAGAGTTTGTGATTATTTTGTCAACTTTTATGGCACATTATATTTTAAATCCCAGGAAATACAATATTATGTCTTCCATTTTTATATAGGAAAAAATATTATTAGCCATGCGAAATATTGACATATCACATGGCTAACAATGCATACCAAACTAATGTATGCCTAACTATACGAAGTATATATATTATGCATCGAGAACATCCGTAAACTTAATGATACTTAATGATGTTACGCAGTTAACATCACAAACTCACGGTTAATCCACATTGTGATGTGGACATTGAAAACGTAATCCATATTGTGATGTGGACATTGAAAACGTAACTCCATGTAATTCTCATGTTCATCAATTAAAATCCGCCCATCTTAATTTAAATAAAATCAGAGCTATTGTGTTTGCTGGGCTAGAGGCTATAACCTCCACCACCATAAATCTAGTCATCCAAAACAAATCGAAGAATCATAAAATAAAGCACATAGCCCAAACTAAAGAAAAAGAAAGAGCTAAAACCCTTTCATATATAGTGTTAGAGAACAGTTAGACACCGGAAAAGCAAAGATAACTTGAAAAGGCGTTTTCAAAAAAGAAAAAAAAGAAAGAAAAAAAACTGATAAAATTGTTGAAACAACTAATATGTTATCAACAAAATAATTTATGAACAATCTTAAGCCGTAACTAGAATGCCATTTTGTGGAATGTATTTGTTTGAAATGCATCGTTCCATTGGATTCCAAACATATCTACCAGTTACAGTGAAAACTTTTCAAAATCAACTAGATTTTGATCCGCGCGATTGCGTGGATGTTTGTTTTCACTTTTCTATACATAAATTATTGTTTTTAAACATTAGTGGTATATATTTTTAACGTTAATCATATATTTAAATGTTTATATAACTATTTCAAATACAATAATTTTATAATTTACATGTTATAATTAATCAATTTTTTAAAACCGTATGTATTTTCACTTCTTATTATATATTTATCTTATTGTATTTGCATTTAGTTATTAAGCAAATTAATATATTCATGAGAAAACGTATTTGAAAATTATTTTGCATTTACTTATGCTAAATTCTGACCCGTGTTTCAAAGCTGTATTTCTTTTTACTAATATTTTTTTATGCTTATTCATTTTAGATAATATATTATTGTATATACAAAAATATAAGATATATTAATTTTTAGACATGTATTATATGGTTTGCTAATTTTAAGCCATTTTATCATCATATTATATTTTTAAAATAAATAATTTATATTTATGAAAATAAAATTTATAAATTTATTAATTGAATATACTTTTATCATATTTATTTAAGTATAATAATTATATTTTAACATGATCAAGACTATAAAGTACATAAAGTAGGATATAATTTATTTATTTTTCATTTTATAAACGATAACTTAAAATACATTAAATTATTGCTAAAATATTTTTACACAGATTTATTAGAATTTTTAAAATATAATATTCAAAATATATTATATTTAAATTGAAAATATATTATGATTAAAGTAGTTACAAAGGTTTTATATTATAAGAAAGAAATACATGTTAATTTTTATACATGTATTATATAGTTTGCTAATGTTAACCCATCTTACCATCATATTAGATTTTATTTTTGAACATAAATATTTTATACTTACGAAAATAAAATATATAAATTTAATACAATTTTATTATATTTAGCTCAATATAATATTTTTTTTAAATATGATTGATTATGATTATATAATATATAAAATATTACAGAATTTTTTATTTTTCATTTTATAAACGATTACTGAATTTATTAATGTATAATAATATTTCAAACTAATTTCAAAAATAGTGAAAATATTTAAATATAATTTCGAAAACGAAGATCTTGTAAAAATCTTTTAAAACAGATTNNNNNNNNNNNNNNNNNNNNNNNNNNNNNNNNNNNNNNNNNNNNNNNNNNNNNNNNNNNNNNNNNNNNNNNNNNNNNNNNNNNNNNNNNNNNNNNNNNNNNNNNNNNNNNNNNNNNNNNNNNNNNNNNNNNNNNNNNNNNNNNNNNNNNNNNNNNNNCCAACATATTAGATTTTATTTTTGAACATAAATATTTTATACTTACGAAAATAAAATATATAAATTTAATACAATTTTATTATATTTAGCTCAATATAATATTTTTTTTAAATATGATTGATTATGATTATATAATATATAAAATATTACAGAATTTTTTATTTTTCATTTTATAAACGATTACTGAATTTATTAATGTATAATAATATTTCAAACTAATTTCAAAAATAGTGAAAATATTTAAATATAATTTCGAAAATGAAGATCTTGTAAAAATATTTTAAAACATATTTGTTAGAATTTTAAAATAAATATATCTTATATTTAAAATGAAAAGATATCAAAAGATATTATGATTAAAGTATTTTAAAGATTCTATGTATTATTAGTTTTAATAAAATACATTTAATAAAAATTTTAAGTGATGGTCCAAATTTTTAAGTCATGACTTCTATTTTAATATGTAAGATTCTACATACTCCATTTTTTAATGAAACAAAAAAAACCAAATCTCTTATAAAATCTATTTTTTTTATTTAAGAATATATAACCCTTCGTGAATGTATGAAATATATGGAATTATTTCATTAATAGTTTCAGTTTTTATTCCATTTCATCCACTATTCCATTTTTTTTCTATTTGGCAAATAATCTTATTTTTTTAATCCCTAATATCCCTTTTTGAACATCCGGTTACACTCTAACACAATTCGTTAGTCATAGCCAGTTGTTGGACCAAGCTTATGCTTCCGGCCGATTTATTTATGTGAACATTTGAGCCACATATTTTCAAGAAACTGCCTTTGTCTAGTGGTATAACCTCCACGTAATAGGCTTGGTTTCAGCAATTTGGGTTCGAGTCTCTTGTACTAGTAATACATCACTAGCTTGGTGCCCATATTCCGTCTTATACACCAACACTATCATTTTTATCTCCCCATTCTATAGATTGGATCTTCTATATAAATGTTTATTAGTGTATACGTATTTCGACGCACTTGCTTATTGCTTAACACACATACTTCTTTTTCTTTTATTGGGGGCAAACCGCGTAACACATACACGCACAGATTCGTGGATGCGTACGTGTAAAAATCTATTTTGAAAAGCAATAAATGAAAAGAACACCAATCTCAAGAAAATGGGGTCGGCGAGTAAACGACGGCGTATCAACTCACTCGTAGGCTGATTGAAGTTTGAAAATTAAGGAAGTCATAAAAAAGGTTTTGGACTTTTGATTTTTTGATTTTAATTTTGAATGAATAGCAAAGAAACGGAAGAGGAAGAGGAAGAGGAAGAGTTTACATTGTGCAACTTCTTCTTCTTTGTGGGAGTTTCCATTTATTTATTCTCTTGATTTTACAGATTTATCGAGTCGCAAGCGTTTCTCTGGAGAACGATTGTAAACTCGGTGAGTTTCTCGTTTGATTGTTGTTAAATTACACTCCTTACCTCCTCGATTTCTATCTCTAGTTTTTTTTCTTCTCTCTCGGGAAAATCGCAGTAGTTACAACTTGAAATGCAATAGAATCGACAGTTTTCCTGTTTATTTGAAGTGAATAATTGTTTTTTTTTAGTTGCTTGAAATCACGAAAGATCGATTCATTGAGGTGTTAATATATTAGTCTAGATTGTAATATGCATTTCTTAAGATTTTATATTTTAAATGTGTTTAAACAAATGGGATAGATCTTGTATTTATCCAAAATGTTAATTGATTCTATCAAATTGCTGAGTAAGTTTGTCTTCTTGCAGGTGAAAAGAAAATGCGTTGCCATGACGTAAAATCTTGGACATTTTCGGGTTTGGTGGCAGCGTTTCTTGATCTCTCTGTAGCTTTCTCGCTACTCTGCGCCTCTTCTCTCGTTTATTTAACCTCCAAGCTGCTCGGTGTATTCGGTTTGAACCTCCCCTGCCCTTGTGATGGCCTTTTCAGTGACCCCCCGCATAAGAACAAGTGTTTCCAAGAGACTCTAGTGAACCTACCTGTGAAAAAGATCTCTTCTGTGCAAAGATCCGTGATAAGTACAACACCTTTTGATTCACTTCTGTATAAAGAAGCTGATGGTGAGAGTCTTGGTAAGAAGAGAAAAGGAGAGCGTAGTAGACACGTTGACTTTGAGAAAGAGGTGGTCTTTAGTACTCCGGAGGTTGAGAATGCTTCATGTTTCGATCTTCTAACCTCGCAGAGTTTAAAGAAAGGAAGTTTTAAAGTTAAGAGTAAGCGTCTCAGCTTCCATAGGTCGCCGTATGGTTGCCAAAGTAAGCACTCTCCGCAATCACCTGCCAGCGTCATGGAGTATCTGAACGATGCTGAGGAAAACCATCCTCTTCTTGTTAACTCCAAAGGTCAGTAGTGTTTGTTAT
Proteins encoded in this window:
- the LOC106336893 gene encoding pentatricopeptide repeat-containing protein At4g13650; the encoded protein is MFLRSVSSSYILLLQTVPRHKLNTRCVLPTLCEIRRKTPVSGFRTSCAAVSVSLYEEEPFHEKETDSVESRGIRPNHQTFTWLLEGCLKRNGSLDEGRKLHGQILKLGFDNNASLSEKLLDLYLFKGDLNGAWKVFDEMPERTVFAWNKMIKELASRNLSGKALGLVSRMVNENVTPDEGTFAGIFEACRVGNVAFDIVEQIHARMIYQGLGNSTVVCNPLIDLCSRNGFVDLARKVFDGLRMKDHSSWVAMISGLSKNECEEDAIRLFCDMYILGIMPTPYALSSVLSACKKIQSFETGLQLHGLVLKLGFASDTYVCNALVSLYFYLGNLISAEHIFSNMSHRDAVTYNTLINGLSQCGYGEKAIELFKRMKLDGLEPDCNTLASLVIACSADETLSGGQQLHAYTTKLGFASDEKIEGALLNLYAKCSDIETALDYFLETEVENVVLWNVMLVAYGLLDDLRNSFRIFRQMQMEEIVPNQYTYPSILKTCIRLGDLELGEQIHCQIVKTSFQLNAYVCSVLIDMYSKLGKLDTARDILVRFAGKDVVSWTTMIAGYTQYNFNDKALATFRQMLDLGIRSDEVGFTNAISACAGLQSLKEGQQIHAQSCVSGFSFDLPLQNALVTLYSRCGKVEEAYLAFEQTEAGDNIAWNALVSGFQQSGNNEEALRVFARMKREGIDSNNFTFGSAVKAASETANMKQGKQVHAVITKTGYDSETEVCNALISMYAKCGSISDAKKQFLEASTRNEVSWNAIINAYSKHGFGSEALDVFDQMIRSNVRPNHVTFVGVLSACSHIGLVEKGIEYFESMNTKYGLAPKPEHYVCVVDMLTRAGLLTRAKEFIEEMPIDPDALVWRTLLSACVVHKNLEIGEFAARHLVELEPEDSATYVLLSNLYAVCKKWDARDQTRQKMKEKGVKKEPGQSWIEVRNTIHPFYVGDQNHPLADEIHEYFRDLTRRASEIGYVQDCFSLLNEAQQEAKDPAIFIHSEKLAISYGLLSLPSTMPVNVMKNLRVCNDCHDWIKFVSKVSNREIIVRDAYRFHHFEGGACSCKDYW